In a genomic window of Styela clava chromosome 7, kaStyClav1.hap1.2, whole genome shotgun sequence:
- the LOC144425150 gene encoding zinc finger BED domain-containing protein 6-like: MLAGARHLVQYFRRSTKAMTTLRHRHAQDGTSPSIEMPIDVSTRWNSTYVMIKNLISHQWTIRSVLCDPTITPRTAASHLELGETTWNMLTVLAEILEPFKAASDHLEGDYVTVSSLIPLTKGLLGHCEEKRNEGGTLSAITNEFCNTLINSLKLRFRSILEIPSQEEVNLFQKATWLHPCHKGKFFDRSFRVQVRVSLEMEATKASMPEIQDEIHVEPSAVTAPEVEQISLQGLFSIGIEQSSSSESEGYASKVSEEISQYLKEKLDRNTERLNPLLWWHARKTDSPSLHKMAIRYLAIPCTSAPAERAFSSAGLTVSRLRTRLSGTHVNELNFLHCNRSLMQQ, encoded by the exons ATGCTGG CTGGAGCTCGTCATTTGGTGCAGTACTTTCGCCGATCAACGAAAGCTATGACAACTTTAAGACATCGACATGCTCAGGATGGCACATCTCCTTCAATAGAAATGCCAATCGACGTATCTACAAGATGGAATTCCACTTATgttatgataaaaaatttgatcTCTCATCAATGGACTATTCGATCTGTATTATGTGACCCAACAATTACTCCTAGAACAGCAGCAAGTCACCTGGAATTAGGTGAAACAACATGGAATATGCTTACAGTGCTAGCAGAGATTTTAGAACCCTTCAAG GCTGCCTCTGACCATCTTGAAGGTGACTATGTAACAGTTTCCTCTTTGATTCCTCTCACAAAAGGGCTGTTGGGCCATTGTGAGGAAAAGAGAAATGAGGGTGGGACACTATCAGCTATTACGAATGAATTTTGCAACACTCTCATAAATTCTCTCAAACTTCGATTTCGTTCTATACTGGAAATACCCAGTCAAGAAGAGGTCAACTTGTTCCAAAAAGCAACATGGCTCCATCCTTGTCATAAAGGGAAATTTTTTGATCGTTCTTTCAGAGTCCAG GTCAGAGTTTCTCTAGAAATGGAAGCCACTAAAGCTTCAATGCCAGAAATACAAGATGAAATACACGTTGAACCTTCTGCGGTTACTGCTCCAGAGGTGGAACAAATTTCTCTCCAAGGACTCTTTTCGATAGGGATTGAACAGTCAAGCTCGTCTGAATCGGAAGGATATGCATCTAAAGTGTCGGAGGAAATTTCACAGTACTTGAAAGAGAAATTGGACAGAAATACAGAGCGGTTAAACCCATTATTGTGGTGGCATGCCCGAAAAACTGATTCTCCATCCCTACACAAAATGGCCATTCGGTACTTGGCTATACCGTGTACGTCAGCACCAGCGGAGAGAGCCTTCTCTTCTGCTGG